The following DNA comes from Myxococcales bacterium.
CGCGGGCGGCGACCTGGTAGTGAACCGCGTCGCCTTCGACGGGCTCGATGGGGTACGCGCCGACCCGCACTCCGATTGGCACCACGAGCTCGGTGCCCGCCTCGAGCTCGGCGTTTTCTCGCACCATGCGCGAGCAGGCCAAGAGCACGGCCTCGTGCCGGCGTGAGCGCTCCCAGCGGTCCCCGGGGTCGACGGCAACGCGCACGTCGGGCAACGCGAACGCGTCCATGCCCCAGCTGCGATACACGGGCGGCGCGCCTTCGATGGTGAAGTCGAGCCAGGCGGCAAAGGGCACACACTCCGGATCGTCCAGATCGCCCATCTGGCGCTCGAAGGTGCTCTTGTCGACGACCAGGTTGCCCGCGCGATTGAGCACGACGCCACGCCCGTGGGCGAGCAGCGCGAGGGCGAGCGTGGACAGGGCGCGCGCCGCGCCCTTCGGGCCCCACACGTCGGGCATGCGACCCAGCGCGCGCGACGCGCGGTAGAGTCCCGGCTCACCGAGTCCGAGCGAGACGAAGCCAGCGCCCAGCGCAAACTCGTCACCGACGTCCCGCAGGTCGAGCGTTTCCTTCGGGAATGGCTCGTCGCTCGTGTGGGTGGAGATGTCGTGGCCCGCGAGGCGGAGGGCGAGGCGGGCCTCGGTCGAGACCTCGATGCCGCGCTCTTCGAGCCCGAGCTCCCCGGCCCACATGCGCAGGGCCTGAGTTCCCTGCGGCACGGGGCGCTCGAGCAGCACGGTGATGAAGCCGAGCACCCGAGCCGCTGCCGCTGCTTCCGCCGGGAACTCGGACGCACGAATGCCCGCTCTTTCGTCGCGTTTTCGCAGCAGGTCGTCGTAGTCCGTGTCCCCAGCGTCCAGCTCGATCTGCGTCGCGCGCGGGCCAAAACGGCTGGGTTCGACCGCCGTCACGCGGACCCGCGCGCCGACCACCGGTTCGAAGCCGCGGCACGCGGAGCGACCGAAGCGGATGCGGGAGCTCGCATCGAGCATCAGGCTGCCGACGGCGTCGGTCACGTCGAAGCTGACGATGCGCGCCGCGACCGGCAGCTCGAGGGGCGGCAGCATCGCGGGGGGGGGAGCCGTCGGCTTGCGGGAGAAGCGATCGAAGAGGCCCATCGACCAGAGGGCATACACCGGATCACTCTGCGCCTCTAGGCAGCGCCCCGACCTGCTAAAACTCGGGGCAATGACCGGGGACGGCGGCGCTCGCCTCACGCGCTACCAAATGCTGGTGCTCGGAGCTGCTTGGCTCGGCTGGGGGTTCGACGCCTTCGACGGCATCTTGTTCAACTTCGTCTCGGCGTTGTGTGTCCCGAGCCTGCTCGGGATCCCGTACTCCGACCCCCGCGCTAAACCCGCCATCGTGTTCTGGACTGGCGCCCTGTCGAGTGTGCTGCTGGTCGGCTGGGCAGTCGGCGGTGTGATGTTCGGAAGGCTGACGGATCAGCTCGGTCGAACGCGCACGATGCTGATCACCATGCTCGTCTACGCGATTGGCACCGCAGCCTGCGCTTTTGCGCCCAACATGGCCGTTTTCGCCATCCTGCGCTTCGTGGTTGCGCTCGGGATCGGGGGCGAGTGGGCGGCGGGTGCCGCGCTCGTTGCGGAGACGATGCCGGAGAAGAAACGCGTGCTCGGCGGCGCGTTGCTCTACACGTCCGCGCCCGCCGGTTTCTTTCTGGCGACCTTCGTCACGGACCTGTTCACGCGGCAGCTGGGATTCTTTGCACGGAACCCGGAGCTGGCTTGGCGCGCCGTGTTCCTGACCGGCGCGGTGCCAGCGGTGTTTGCGCTCTTGATTCGCATGAAGTTGAAGGAGCCCGAAGACTGGAAGCCGCAGGTGCGGCCGAAGCTCCGGGAGCTGTTCGCGCCGGCGCTCTGTCGCGCCACGCTGAGCGGTCTGGTGCTG
Coding sequences within:
- a CDS encoding MFS transporter, coding for MTGDGGARLTRYQMLVLGAAWLGWGFDAFDGILFNFVSALCVPSLLGIPYSDPRAKPAIVFWTGALSSVLLVGWAVGGVMFGRLTDQLGRTRTMLITMLVYAIGTAACAFAPNMAVFAILRFVVALGIGGEWAAGAALVAETMPEKKRVLGGALLYTSAPAGFFLATFVTDLFTRQLGFFARNPELAWRAVFLTGAVPAVFALLIRMKLKEPEDWKPQVRPKLRELFAPALCRATLSGLVLAFIAMCTWWSCYAFIPMIARFLTDELPIKPSGVELAKLKASFVTLGTSAFNLGGIVGTLLTVPIATRLGRRPMFLGFFLASALAIWVAFALPLPPEARLYSLFFVGLTVFGVFGSFTFYLPELFPMRLRGTGAGFCYNSGRVITALFPFGVSLAAQSGTSPLEIIRWAAILPVLGALAVVSGLAVETRERVFSGLGRGS